Proteins co-encoded in one Dehalogenimonas sp. WBC-2 genomic window:
- a CDS encoding DNA-binding response regulator, with the protein MRILLVEDDENLVWPVKTGLEENGYAVDWAGDGAIGSEMALAYSYDLIILDIMLPKLDGFSVCKAIRHAGRETSILMLTARYCEDDRVRGLDCGADDYLVKPFSYPELQARVRALIRRFQNHRSPEIVIGELGVNTINKAVRYRGVEISLTSKEYAVLEFLAFNQGGVVTREMLQEHVWDCEHGSFSNVIDVLIGRIRKKLNPDEKESVIRTIKGLGYAIENHQP; encoded by the coding sequence ATGCGGATACTCTTGGTTGAAGACGATGAAAACCTAGTCTGGCCGGTTAAAACCGGATTGGAGGAGAATGGGTATGCCGTTGATTGGGCCGGTGACGGAGCCATCGGCTCCGAAATGGCATTGGCCTATTCTTACGACCTAATCATCCTCGATATAATGCTCCCCAAGTTGGATGGGTTTTCTGTCTGCAAGGCTATCCGGCATGCCGGTAGAGAAACCTCCATTCTGATGCTGACCGCCCGGTACTGTGAAGATGACCGGGTACGGGGACTCGACTGCGGGGCAGATGACTACCTGGTGAAGCCATTCAGTTACCCTGAGTTACAGGCCAGGGTGCGGGCGTTGATCAGGAGATTCCAGAACCACCGCTCGCCTGAGATCGTAATTGGCGAACTTGGAGTGAACACAATAAACAAAGCCGTACGTTACCGCGGGGTCGAGATCTCACTCACCTCAAAAGAATATGCTGTTCTTGAATTCTTGGCATTCAATCAAGGGGGTGTTGTAACGCGGGAAATGCTCCAGGAACATGTCTGGGACTGCGAACACGGCTCTTTTTCCAACGTAATTGACGTACTTATCGGTCGCATTAGGAAAAAACTTAATCCTGATGAAAAGGAATCAGTCATCAGGACAATAAAGGGGTTGGGTTATGCCATCGAAAACCACCAGCCTTAG
- a CDS encoding hypothetical protein (uncharacterized protein conserved in bacteria) produces MAKLTLDLHDIFNKGASIDAELRRIIDSAVTKKIALVEIIPGKGSGQLKKRVLRFLSQPEIKQLYHRLEKDDKNFGRIFVHFRF; encoded by the coding sequence TTGGCAAAACTGACACTGGATTTGCACGATATATTTAACAAGGGCGCATCTATTGATGCTGAACTACGCCGCATCATTGACAGCGCTGTTACCAAAAAGATTGCCCTGGTGGAGATTATACCGGGCAAAGGTTCCGGCCAATTAAAAAAACGCGTACTTCGGTTCCTCAGCCAGCCTGAGATTAAACAGTTATATCATCGGTTGGAAAAAGACGACAAGAATTTCGGACGCATCTTCGTTCACTTCAGATTCTAA
- a CDS encoding periplasmic sensor signal transduction histidine kinase: MPSKTTSLRSKLSLIYIISIVIFVAGSFALAGFYNQQTAFRSARATMEVGIGYLGEANPETINDKPNIKQITLKQVLSEFSRWSTGSSSRGPTDNWLDVTNNDTNQTVRLYAIDFPGTVISHPSGDKAVFSISVPDRNDIVIVATLDVHSWASILQVGDIYFNSMLLLPFILAFSILIGEVISRKITLPLKVVAKTAQRMTGSDLSQRVHTKSNDEIGSLAASFNSMADRLEAAFVTQKQFVSDAAHELRTPLASLKTSVTKAMSAERSSEEYQQLLSFILNRVSTLEDLVNDLLFLARADEGRLGADSGVLDLSPVVLETAESFKDLFEDKGITFTYSIQPDLIIKGSAKLHMRVLSNLLDNAFKYTSEGGTVDLRAVKADSGVEITVRDTGKGMTKDQQAHAFDRFYKSNELPSSEQSFGLGLSITKSIVTAADGEIHVESELGKGTAFRITYRMASEQRPA, from the coding sequence ATGCCATCGAAAACCACCAGCCTTAGGTCAAAACTCTCGCTAATATATATTATTTCTATTGTTATCTTCGTGGCTGGCTCATTTGCCTTAGCGGGATTTTATAATCAGCAAACAGCGTTTAGGAGCGCCCGTGCAACGATGGAAGTGGGTATCGGGTATTTGGGCGAAGCTAATCCTGAAACAATAAACGACAAACCGAATATAAAACAAATTACGTTGAAACAGGTTCTCTCGGAATTCTCTCGGTGGTCTACTGGATCCTCCAGTAGAGGTCCAACTGACAATTGGTTAGACGTCACGAACAATGACACAAACCAAACTGTGCGTCTATATGCGATAGATTTCCCAGGTACAGTCATATCCCATCCCAGTGGCGATAAGGCGGTATTCTCCATATCCGTCCCAGACCGAAACGATATTGTAATTGTCGCCACACTCGATGTACATAGTTGGGCAAGCATCTTGCAGGTTGGAGATATATATTTTAACTCAATGTTGTTGCTGCCCTTTATTCTTGCTTTTTCCATCCTCATTGGAGAGGTCATATCAAGAAAGATCACATTACCCCTCAAAGTAGTCGCCAAAACCGCGCAACGAATGACAGGTTCGGATTTAAGTCAAAGGGTTCATACCAAGTCAAACGACGAAATCGGAAGCTTGGCAGCATCATTCAACAGCATGGCCGACCGGCTTGAAGCTGCGTTCGTCACACAAAAGCAGTTTGTATCTGATGCCGCACATGAACTTAGAACCCCGTTGGCTTCTTTGAAGACTTCGGTGACCAAGGCCATGAGTGCCGAGAGGAGTTCCGAAGAATATCAACAACTCCTCAGCTTCATCCTGAATCGCGTAAGCACACTTGAAGACCTGGTCAATGATCTGCTATTCCTTGCCCGTGCTGACGAGGGAAGATTGGGGGCGGATAGCGGGGTGCTTGATCTGTCGCCAGTTGTTTTAGAGACGGCCGAATCCTTCAAAGATCTGTTCGAAGACAAAGGTATCACCTTCACATACAGCATACAACCCGACCTTATAATTAAAGGAAGTGCCAAACTTCATATGCGGGTACTTTCCAACCTGCTCGATAACGCCTTCAAGTACACGTCGGAAGGTGGGACGGTCGACTTACGTGCAGTGAAGGCCGATTCGGGTGTCGAGATCACGGTACGTGACACTGGGAAGGGAATGACTAAGGACCAGCAGGCGCACGCGTTTGACCGGTTCTACAAATCCAACGAACTCCCTAGTTCTGAGCAAAGTTTCGGTCTGGGGTTGTCAATTACCAAAAGCATTGTCACAGCAGCGGACGGAGAGATTCATGTTGAAAGCGAACTAGGCAAAGGAACAGCGTTCAGGATAACGTATCGAATGGCTTCAGAACAGAGACCCGCTTAA
- a CDS encoding polyphosphate kinase 1 — MKLSDIKDFMSETVKTEKIDLDSPALFVNRELSWLQFNRRVLEEAQDETTPILERLKFASIFTSNLDEFFMVRVGTLFRALEADLNERDASGRTIRQQLDEIAAGVSNLVAEQYDCLQNKIFPALREAGISIHKLDDLNEQENEILDKYFIDQVFPILTPLAIDAGHPFPFLSNLRLNLMIVFKEIAIANAPQPHAFVEVPSVLPRLTPVRLNSQGFHFVLLEDLIRKHIKILFPGMEIKNTVAMQVTRNYDYDFTDIEVLDLLKSVETELKNRSHKVAVRLEIEPGAPKKTLKMLEEQLGLESGFIYEIPGPINVRDLLPIRELPINPNYKEIPFNPRIPKPFTTDRDIFSIIRDEDILLHHPYDSFAVVMDFLNTAADDPDVLAIKQTLYRIGNDSPVVSALCRAAENGKQVTAVVELKARFDEEYNIDWTRQMERSGVNVVFGFVRWKVHCKATLVVRREGRTLKRYVHLSSGNYNTFTARLYTDVGLLTSNPDFGHDVSSLFNVLTGFNSWVSGEIFAVDILKAMFKKFMLSPVTCRDTILHLIERETKKSTQKDPGHIIFKLNSLVDTAIITKLYEASQAGVQIDLIIRGICCLRPGIPGLSDNIRVISILDRFLEHSRIMFFLNSGNPEIYSGSPDFMPRNFDSRVEIIYPIENPALKNRILNEILVTYMNDNVKARLMQPDGTYLRVKPGDNQAPLRSQSVLIAIARSGGIKSRPYEEMVKQVGSRKVSKKGKT, encoded by the coding sequence ATGAAGTTAAGCGATATAAAGGATTTCATGTCAGAGACTGTTAAAACCGAGAAAATAGATTTAGATTCCCCCGCTCTGTTTGTCAATCGTGAGTTATCATGGCTACAATTCAATCGCCGCGTACTTGAGGAAGCTCAAGATGAAACCACTCCCATTCTCGAAAGATTGAAGTTCGCCTCGATCTTTACCTCAAACCTAGATGAATTTTTTATGGTTCGCGTCGGCACGCTTTTTCGCGCCCTCGAAGCCGATCTTAACGAACGAGATGCCAGCGGCAGAACCATACGTCAGCAGCTTGATGAGATTGCGGCAGGTGTAAGCAATTTAGTGGCTGAACAGTATGACTGCCTTCAGAATAAAATATTTCCAGCTCTACGTGAGGCCGGAATCTCCATACATAAACTTGATGACTTGAACGAACAAGAAAACGAAATCCTTGATAAATATTTCATCGACCAAGTCTTCCCGATCCTAACACCACTCGCCATCGATGCCGGACATCCGTTTCCGTTCTTAAGTAACCTGCGGCTTAATCTGATGATCGTCTTCAAAGAGATTGCCATTGCTAACGCTCCTCAGCCACATGCCTTCGTCGAAGTACCCTCCGTCTTGCCCAGGTTGACACCCGTTAGACTCAACTCTCAAGGATTTCATTTTGTATTGCTGGAAGATCTGATACGCAAGCATATCAAGATATTATTTCCAGGTATGGAAATAAAGAATACAGTTGCCATGCAGGTAACCAGAAACTATGACTATGATTTCACGGATATTGAGGTCCTAGATCTATTGAAATCGGTCGAAACCGAGCTTAAGAACAGATCGCATAAAGTTGCTGTACGTTTAGAAATAGAACCGGGAGCGCCGAAGAAGACCTTGAAAATGCTCGAAGAACAACTCGGGCTAGAAAGCGGATTCATTTACGAGATACCGGGACCAATCAATGTTAGGGACCTTCTGCCGATTCGTGAATTGCCCATAAACCCAAACTATAAGGAAATACCGTTTAATCCCAGGATCCCGAAACCATTTACGACCGACAGAGATATATTTTCGATCATTCGGGACGAAGACATATTGCTGCATCACCCCTATGATTCCTTCGCTGTAGTTATGGACTTTCTGAATACTGCTGCCGATGATCCGGATGTTCTGGCGATTAAGCAGACATTATACCGAATCGGGAACGATTCACCAGTGGTCAGTGCCCTATGCCGGGCCGCCGAAAATGGTAAACAGGTAACGGCAGTGGTCGAACTGAAAGCTCGCTTTGATGAGGAGTACAATATTGACTGGACTCGTCAAATGGAGCGTTCAGGTGTCAATGTAGTGTTCGGTTTTGTGCGCTGGAAGGTGCACTGTAAAGCCACTCTGGTTGTGAGGAGAGAAGGACGCACACTTAAACGTTACGTCCATCTGTCTTCTGGTAATTACAATACTTTTACTGCCCGGTTATATACCGATGTTGGTTTACTTACCTCAAATCCCGATTTTGGCCATGATGTTTCATCCCTGTTCAACGTCCTAACCGGTTTTAACTCGTGGGTTAGCGGAGAAATTTTCGCCGTAGATATCCTGAAAGCTATGTTTAAAAAATTCATGCTGTCTCCGGTAACATGTAGAGACACTATTCTTCATCTCATTGAGAGAGAAACCAAGAAGTCTACACAGAAGGATCCCGGGCATATCATTTTCAAGCTAAACTCACTGGTCGATACCGCCATTATCACTAAGCTTTATGAAGCTTCTCAAGCCGGTGTCCAGATTGATCTTATAATCCGGGGTATCTGTTGCCTTCGGCCTGGAATCCCCGGTTTAAGTGATAACATCCGCGTCATCAGCATCCTGGATCGTTTTTTGGAACATTCCCGCATCATGTTTTTTCTGAATAGTGGTAATCCGGAGATTTACTCCGGCAGCCCAGATTTCATGCCCCGGAATTTTGACAGCCGGGTTGAAATTATATACCCCATAGAAAACCCAGCTCTGAAAAACCGTATTTTGAATGAAATATTAGTCACATATATGAATGATAACGTCAAAGCTCGTCTTATGCAGCCCGACGGCACCTATCTCAGAGTTAAACCCGGTGATAATCAGGCTCCATTGCGCAGTCAAAGCGTGCTGATTGCCATCGCTAGGAGCGGCGGCATCAAGTCCCGACCTTATGAAGAGATGGTTAAACAGGTGGGTTCACGGAAAGTGTCGAAGAAGGGGAAGACTTAG
- a CDS encoding peptidyl-prolyl cis-trans isomerase codes for MKLLRSIFLILPVIAILAVSGCAASPEQKYAVIETNLGSFKIELFTKDSPKTVENFIKLAEQGFYDDIIFHRIIKDFMIQTGDPLGTGFGGPGYKFDDELPVKRSYQPGIVAMANSGPNTNGSQFFICSGPLAVQYLDSNPAYTQFGKIVEGMDVVLQIAAVPVVLGSDGNLSKPVDPPYMISVTITTS; via the coding sequence ATGAAATTATTAAGGTCAATCTTTCTGATTCTACCGGTTATAGCCATCCTGGCTGTTAGCGGTTGCGCTGCCAGTCCGGAGCAAAAATACGCCGTCATTGAAACAAACTTGGGCAGTTTCAAAATCGAGTTATTCACTAAAGACAGTCCAAAGACAGTCGAAAATTTCATCAAACTGGCTGAACAAGGTTTTTACGATGATATCATTTTCCATCGTATTATCAAGGACTTCATGATTCAAACCGGCGACCCTTTGGGCACCGGTTTCGGTGGGCCAGGATACAAATTTGACGATGAACTGCCGGTCAAACGCTCTTATCAACCTGGTATCGTGGCTATGGCCAACTCCGGCCCTAATACCAACGGTAGCCAGTTCTTTATTTGTTCCGGCCCGCTGGCTGTCCAATATCTCGACAGCAACCCTGCCTACACCCAATTTGGCAAGATTGTTGAAGGTATGGACGTGGTGCTGCAAATTGCCGCCGTGCCGGTGGTACTCGGCAGTGACGGTAACCTGTCCAAGCCGGTAGACCCGCCGTACATGATAAGTGTCACCATTACCACTTCATAA
- a CDS encoding peptidyl-prolyl cis-trans isomerase, translating into MSSNQAPKRWTTPPEMKIDPAKKYQAVMETSLGDFTIELLSAESPKTVNNFIFLAQEGFYNGVIFHRIIKTFMAQTGDPTGTGSGGPGYRFADELPAKHSYEVGMVAMANAGPNTNGSQFFICTGADATCLDGAPNYTQFGRIVDGMDIVQKIASVQVTRAPHGEVSRPVEPPVIKGIKISEK; encoded by the coding sequence ATGAGCTCAAATCAAGCACCCAAACGCTGGACCACTCCACCGGAAATGAAAATCGACCCGGCTAAAAAATACCAGGCTGTCATGGAAACCAGCCTGGGGGATTTCACCATTGAGCTGTTATCAGCTGAGAGTCCCAAAACGGTCAATAATTTTATCTTCCTGGCCCAAGAAGGCTTTTATAACGGTGTTATTTTCCACCGTATCATCAAGACTTTTATGGCTCAAACCGGTGATCCTACCGGTACCGGCTCAGGCGGGCCGGGTTACCGTTTTGCCGATGAACTACCGGCCAAACACTCCTATGAGGTAGGTATGGTAGCCATGGCAAATGCCGGGCCCAACACCAACGGCAGTCAGTTCTTCATCTGCACCGGTGCTGACGCCACTTGCCTCGACGGAGCCCCTAATTACACCCAGTTCGGGCGCATAGTTGATGGCATGGATATCGTACAGAAGATCGCCTCCGTCCAGGTAACCCGCGCCCCTCATGGTGAGGTATCGCGTCCGGTTGAACCTCCGGTTATTAAAGGCATCAAAATTTCCGAAAAATAA
- a CDS encoding exopolyphosphatase: protein MPQAVAYNKTMNAVEEISKTYDVDPEHTQKVVQLALAIFDELVPLHHYGAPERHLLAMASRMHDIGWSKTVFQGHHKISADMIMKLEIPGLSDKDRIICSLIARYHTKALPNPSRHRKFASLNAKNRSLVEWLAGMLRIADALDSSHTGIVKNLNIIISDKSLSFQLETEVDCWDEVRRARIKQDLLVTKTGKVIMYQC, encoded by the coding sequence ATGCCTCAAGCTGTCGCCTATAATAAGACCATGAATGCGGTGGAGGAGATATCTAAAACCTATGATGTCGACCCTGAGCACACTCAAAAGGTAGTCCAACTGGCTTTGGCTATATTTGATGAATTAGTGCCTCTCCACCATTACGGAGCACCCGAACGCCATCTCCTGGCGATGGCCAGCCGGATGCACGATATTGGATGGTCTAAAACAGTTTTTCAAGGCCATCATAAGATTAGCGCCGATATGATTATGAAACTTGAAATCCCAGGGTTGAGTGATAAAGACAGAATTATTTGTTCACTTATCGCCCGATACCACACCAAAGCCCTTCCCAACCCATCTCGTCACCGTAAATTCGCTTCACTCAATGCAAAAAACCGATCTCTCGTCGAGTGGTTAGCAGGGATGCTCCGAATCGCGGATGCGTTGGATAGCAGCCATACGGGTATCGTTAAAAACCTTAACATCATAATCAGCGATAAATCCTTAAGCTTTCAGTTAGAAACCGAGGTTGATTGTTGGGATGAAGTCAGACGCGCTCGAATTAAGCAGGATCTCTTAGTCACAAAAACCGGCAAGGTGATAATGTATCAATGTTGA
- the nifE gene encoding NifE (nitrogenase FeMo-cofactor scaffold and assembly protein), translated as MEILKDRRNQIHRKGDEPGSITCEKASVAGSVSQRACVFCGSRVVLYPVADALHLVHGPIGCATYTWDIRGALSSGPELHRMSFSTDLNEMDVVYGAEQKLYHSLIELIDAYKPKAAFVYSTCIVGLIGDDVVSICKKVAAEKDIPVLPVEAPGFAGTKKDGYKIACDALLSLAGTANTDTISAKSINILGDFNIAGETWVIRDYYQRMGVNVVATVTGDGRVNDIQKMHGATLNVVQCSGSMTHLARSLKEKYNIPFIRVSYFGIEDTAAALYDVARFFGDDSMLARTKELVRQETQAIMPEIRRYARDLEGKKAAIYVGGAFKAFSLVRALRTLGMGTVLVGTQTGNPEDYEQLREICDPGTIIVDDANPLELCSFLKEQRCDVFIGGVKERALAYKLGLGFCDHNHERKEALAGFIGMRNFAREIHATIMSPIWKFVPRDNCEDSGNPS; from the coding sequence ATGGAAATCCTTAAAGATCGCCGGAACCAGATACATCGTAAGGGAGATGAACCAGGGAGCATTACCTGCGAAAAGGCGAGCGTTGCGGGATCGGTCAGCCAGAGGGCTTGTGTGTTCTGTGGTTCGAGAGTGGTGCTCTATCCGGTCGCCGATGCCCTGCACCTGGTCCATGGGCCAATCGGCTGCGCTACTTACACGTGGGATATCAGGGGCGCCCTATCTTCAGGACCGGAATTACATCGGATGAGCTTCTCCACTGATCTAAATGAAATGGATGTAGTGTATGGCGCTGAGCAGAAGCTCTACCATTCTTTAATAGAATTGATTGACGCCTATAAGCCAAAAGCCGCCTTCGTATATTCTACTTGTATCGTGGGACTTATCGGTGATGACGTGGTATCAATATGTAAAAAGGTCGCTGCCGAGAAAGACATACCAGTACTACCCGTGGAGGCGCCGGGATTTGCCGGCACAAAAAAGGATGGCTATAAGATCGCATGTGACGCCTTATTAAGTTTGGCCGGGACGGCTAACACAGACACCATCTCAGCGAAATCAATAAATATCTTGGGAGACTTTAACATCGCCGGGGAAACTTGGGTTATCCGGGACTATTATCAGCGCATGGGAGTGAATGTTGTAGCCACGGTCACTGGAGACGGGCGTGTGAATGATATCCAGAAGATGCACGGGGCAACATTGAACGTAGTCCAATGTTCCGGGTCCATGACCCACTTGGCCCGCAGCCTTAAAGAAAAATATAACATTCCATTTATAAGGGTGTCTTATTTCGGGATTGAAGATACGGCCGCAGCGCTTTATGACGTCGCCAGGTTTTTCGGGGATGACTCTATGTTGGCAAGAACCAAAGAATTAGTCCGCCAGGAAACACAGGCAATCATGCCGGAAATCAGACGTTATGCCCGCGATCTTGAAGGCAAAAAAGCTGCCATATACGTCGGAGGAGCCTTCAAAGCCTTTTCACTTGTCCGAGCTTTACGTACCCTTGGAATGGGTACCGTTCTAGTGGGCACCCAGACAGGAAACCCTGAAGATTATGAACAGCTCAGGGAAATCTGCGACCCTGGTACAATCATTGTTGATGATGCCAATCCGCTGGAGCTTTGCTCATTCTTGAAAGAGCAAAGATGTGATGTTTTTATCGGCGGAGTTAAAGAACGCGCCCTCGCATATAAACTGGGACTTGGTTTCTGTGATCACAATCACGAACGTAAGGAAGCCCTTGCGGGCTTCATCGGTATGAGGAACTTTGCGCGTGAAATCCACGCTACCATAATGAGTCCGATATGGAAATTCGTACCCCGAGATAATTGTGAAGATAGCGGTAACCCATCATGA
- the nifN gene encoding NifN (nitrogenase FeMo-cofactor scaffold and assembly protein), whose amino-acid sequence MKLLTKLTPTATQNACKACAPLGACLAFRGIEAAIPLIHGSQGCATYIRRYLIGHFREPVDVASSSFSEGSAIFGGKDNLFKALSNVISQYNPQFIGVASSCLTETIGDDLERLVPEFESQLTGDFHPALVPVATPSYAGTHDSGFHSAVHSIIDRLAIEPYPGFGRAVNIMPGILSPADIRYLKEILEDFGLVYTMLPDYSDTLDAPAASTYEPIPRGGTPISSIASMGRAAATLVLSSTLSKQMDGGALLETRFGVPEIIVGAPIGIGKTDVLFNILSDLSGRKIPPKYVAERGRLIDSYVDAHKYLFGKKAVIYGEEGLVIGLTSFLAEIGVFPVVCASGGKGNGFQAAIRNSIPAGIDQPTILEGADFSEITAAATTSGADFLVGNSGGYGTSQRLGIPLIRVGFPVLDRTGGQRILHVGYRGAQHLFDQIVNELLRKLQDDSPVGYGHF is encoded by the coding sequence ATGAAACTCCTGACAAAACTTACCCCCACGGCCACCCAAAACGCCTGCAAGGCTTGCGCCCCATTGGGAGCCTGTCTGGCATTCCGGGGGATCGAAGCCGCGATTCCGCTGATACATGGATCCCAGGGATGTGCTACGTATATCCGAAGATATTTAATAGGTCACTTCCGTGAACCTGTAGATGTGGCGTCATCAAGCTTCAGTGAGGGAAGCGCTATTTTTGGTGGCAAGGACAACCTGTTTAAAGCGCTCAGTAATGTCATCAGTCAGTATAATCCGCAATTCATCGGAGTGGCTTCGTCATGCCTCACCGAAACCATCGGGGATGACCTGGAAAGGCTCGTACCAGAATTTGAAAGCCAACTCACCGGGGACTTTCATCCGGCTCTAGTCCCTGTTGCCACTCCTAGCTATGCCGGAACGCACGATTCAGGCTTCCATTCTGCCGTGCATTCAATAATAGACCGACTGGCGATTGAGCCCTACCCTGGTTTTGGTAGGGCGGTAAATATAATGCCTGGCATATTATCACCGGCAGATATCCGGTATCTTAAGGAAATCCTTGAGGACTTCGGACTGGTGTATACGATGCTCCCTGATTACTCTGACACGCTGGATGCCCCCGCGGCGTCAACATATGAACCGATTCCGCGTGGAGGCACTCCTATTTCTAGTATTGCAAGTATGGGAAGAGCGGCAGCTACTTTGGTATTAAGCTCAACCCTTTCCAAGCAAATGGACGGCGGAGCGCTCCTGGAAACGCGTTTTGGCGTTCCTGAAATAATCGTCGGCGCACCGATCGGAATTGGAAAGACAGATGTACTTTTCAACATCCTTTCAGATTTATCAGGGCGGAAGATACCACCAAAATATGTCGCCGAAAGAGGTCGCCTTATTGATTCCTATGTTGATGCACATAAATATTTGTTCGGCAAAAAAGCTGTGATCTATGGCGAGGAAGGCCTTGTCATCGGATTGACTTCATTTCTTGCTGAAATAGGTGTTTTCCCGGTGGTATGTGCCTCTGGTGGAAAGGGAAACGGATTTCAGGCAGCCATTCGCAATTCTATTCCGGCAGGTATCGACCAACCCACCATTTTAGAGGGTGCAGATTTTAGTGAAATCACCGCGGCAGCCACAACCTCAGGGGCTGATTTTTTGGTCGGGAACAGCGGCGGCTACGGGACGTCACAGAGGCTAGGAATACCTCTTATTCGGGTCGGTTTTCCGGTTCTGGACCGCACCGGGGGGCAACGGATTCTACATGTAGGCTACCGTGGAGCACAGCACCTATTTGATCAGATTGTTAACGAACTATTAAGAAAATTACAGGATGATTCACCAGTTGGTTACGGTCATTTTTAA
- a CDS encoding putative glutaredoxin-like protein, with protein MTNPEIITVYGTAWCPDCLRAKRVFESHGINFKWIDLAQDTAAVTYVEKINKGNRSVPTIVFPDGSIMVEPSNAQLENKIAAK; from the coding sequence ATGACAAATCCGGAAATAATTACAGTGTACGGCACTGCCTGGTGCCCTGATTGCCTCCGCGCCAAACGTGTCTTTGAAAGCCATGGTATCAATTTTAAATGGATAGACCTAGCTCAAGACACCGCCGCTGTCACCTATGTTGAAAAGATCAATAAAGGCAACCGGAGCGTACCTACCATTGTCTTCCCGGACGGCTCAATCATGGTAGAACCGTCCAATGCCCAACTGGAAAACAAAATCGCTGCCAAATGA
- a CDS encoding phosphomannomutase/phosphoglucosamine mutase, whose amino-acid sequence MVELAGKIGFIVGERYRNIVVGGDTRISTNTIKQALFNGIQASGSICQDAGLIPTPTLAYAARHFDAGIMITASHNPPQYNGLKFWHSDGAAFDDREEREIEFMVSSFDEPSFKRTGVPQQYHNAVNEHIDRILNGFSGSLENLRVVIDCGGGAGSVITPRLLYKMGIKPVQLYCEPSGVFPRPSEPTDANLTALKQKVIETKARVGLSHDGDADRLVVVTESGDVVSGDKLLIILAQHMMVKKIVTTVDASMVIEESGLTVHRTRVGDSAVSAELKKTQGEFGGEPCGAWIFPKLSYCPDGINAAAIIAVIAGGGQSLSKLAAEIPSYPIIRGSVKYDPTKDMASIENSLMAFDPIGIDRTDGIKLKLNSGWLLVRPSGTEPLMRLTVEAQGEHTAKNIYEKAMALIVK is encoded by the coding sequence TTGGTTGAATTAGCGGGGAAGATTGGTTTTATTGTAGGTGAACGATATCGTAACATCGTAGTTGGTGGCGATACGCGCATTTCCACAAATACCATTAAACAGGCGTTGTTCAATGGTATTCAAGCGTCCGGCAGTATTTGCCAGGATGCCGGACTAATTCCGACCCCCACACTGGCTTATGCAGCCAGACATTTTGATGCCGGGATCATGATAACGGCTTCTCACAATCCTCCACAATACAATGGCTTGAAATTCTGGCACTCTGATGGGGCAGCCTTTGATGACCGGGAGGAAAGAGAAATAGAATTCATGGTCTCATCGTTTGATGAGCCATCATTTAAAAGAACTGGTGTCCCTCAGCAGTACCACAACGCGGTCAATGAGCATATTGATCGTATCCTGAACGGTTTCTCGGGTAGTCTGGAGAATCTCAGGGTTGTTATTGATTGCGGCGGAGGCGCTGGATCCGTAATTACGCCGCGCCTATTGTATAAAATGGGAATAAAACCAGTCCAATTATATTGTGAACCGAGCGGGGTTTTCCCGCGTCCCAGTGAGCCTACCGATGCCAATCTCACCGCTTTAAAGCAAAAAGTGATTGAGACAAAAGCGCGGGTTGGATTATCACATGACGGTGACGCTGATAGATTGGTTGTTGTGACCGAGAGCGGTGATGTTGTTTCTGGTGATAAACTTCTTATCATTCTGGCCCAACATATGATGGTTAAAAAAATAGTGACTACGGTGGATGCTTCAATGGTTATCGAAGAATCCGGACTTACGGTTCATCGGACTCGGGTCGGCGACAGCGCCGTATCGGCAGAGCTTAAAAAGACTCAAGGTGAATTTGGTGGAGAGCCATGCGGCGCCTGGATATTCCCCAAGCTTTCTTATTGCCCTGATGGTATTAATGCTGCGGCAATAATTGCCGTGATAGCTGGTGGGGGGCAGAGTCTGTCGAAGTTGGCTGCCGAAATTCCTTCCTACCCGATTATTCGCGGCAGTGTTAAGTATGATCCAACCAAGGATATGGCTAGTATAGAGAACAGTCTGATGGCATTTGACCCGATCGGCATAGACAGAACTGACGGTATAAAGCTTAAGCTGAATAGCGGCTGGTTGCTGGTTAGGCCTTCAGGAACTGAGCCGCTTATGAGACTAACCGTTGAGGCGCAGGGTGAACATACTGCAAAAAATATCTACGAAAAAGCGATGGCTTTAATAGTCAAATAG